The region GCAATTTCAGAGCTACCCATCACAATACGGACCGGGTTCTTGCCGGCACCTTTACTGGTGAGCAAAGGATTATCGGCTTTTACTGTTGCAGTGGAAGTAACGATGGCATCGCTTTGTGAGCGAAGCACGGCAACATCTGCTCGCGCTAGTTCGCTAGTGATCCATTTAGAAGTGCCATCTGCGGTAGCAACTTTGCCATCCATAGTCGATGCGATCTTCCAAGTAATTCGTGGGCGCTCTTTGACAATCTTGGTTAGCCATGCACGGTTATCGAAGGCTGCTTCACTTTCCAATAACCCATCCTCAACTTCAATTCCCGACGCAAGAAGGTATTCTCCTCCCCCTGCAGCAATCAGATTTGGATCACCAACTGCATAAACAACTTTTTTAATTCCGGCGTCAATAATCGCTTGTGTGCAAGGTGGAGTTTTGCCCTGGTGGTTACATGGTTCAAGAGTTACATAAATGATTGCACCTGCTGGGATACTCTTTGCCGCATTTATCGCAACTACTTCAGCATGATCTGCGCCCTGATGAAAACCTTCGCTGATGAATTCACCCGTTGCGCTTGTGATGACTGCGCCAACAATTGGATTTGGGAAAGTCTTACCAAGGCCAAGGTGAGCACACTCGATGGCGCGCGCCATCGCAGCTTCTGCACTTAATACTTGGTTCATCTTCAACACCCTTTATCGAGATTTGGTGTCGCATCTCGGGGGTGGAAAAAGCGGTGGCAGCCGACGCACTAAACCCTTGAAGCAAAGTTAATTGCGCAAAGGGTGCGACAGCTACACGTTGGTTTTCTCTCATCCGGACTTTAACCGTCGGTTCGGGAATTACACCCAATCCACCGGTCATTGGCTATGACCGGGTCGCAGACTTTCACTGCCGGTTCGAAATTACATCGACCCCGAAAAACAACACGCTGATCATACACCGCAAGGTGGAAGTTAAAAACAAGCCATTTCTCGAACCTTGCGGTTATGGCGGATTAACGCCTTGGGTTTATATGCAAGAAAATTAAGCAACGCCTATCGCATCGACTACGAAGATTAGAGTTTCATTTGGTCCAATTGGTCCGCCGCCTTGTGCGCCATAACCTAGATCAGGTGGAATAACTAGCAAACGTCGTCCACCAACTTTCATTCCCGGAATACCTTGCTGCCAACCAACGATCACATTTGCCAATGGGAAGGTTGCAGGAGAACCGCCGTTCCATGAAGATTCGATTAACTGACCATTTGACCAAGTCATAAGTGTGTAATGCACGGTCATGGTTGAAGTTGGAAGCGCTTCTGCGCCAGTGCCGACGATTATGTCTTTTGTTACCAAGGTTGTTGGTGGGTTACCGGCAGGAGCCCCAATTGTTGGCGCCTCTCCTTGATTAGTTGTGACTGTTGGCAAGTTATCTGATGAAGCGCTCACTTCTTTTTCTCCACATCCGGTTAGTAAAAGGGTACAAATAGCAAATAGTGCTAATACTTTCTTCATTACTTCTTTTCTCCTTCACCAATTTCTTGGATCAACTTAAATTCTCCAGAACCAAGTTGGCCTTGATCGCGGTACATCTCAAGCTTGGCGCGGGTGTCTGCGATATCAAGGTTGCGCATGGTCAGCTGACCAATGCGATCAACCGGACCAAAAGCAGCATTTTCAGTGCGCTCCATCGACAATTTTTCAGGGTGATAGCTAAGCGCAGGCCCAGTTGTGTTGATGATTGAGAAATCATCGCCGCGACGCAGGCGAATTGTTACTTCACCAGTAACGGCAGATGCCACCCAACGTTGCAATGATTCCCGCAACATCAAAGATTGTGGATCTAACCAACGACCTTCATACAGCAGGCGACCTAAGCGGCGACCTTCTGCGTGATAGTTAGCAATTGTGTCTTCATTGTGAATTGCACTTAGCAAACGCTCGTAGGCGATAAACAAGAGCGCCATACCTGGAGCTTCGTAAATGCCGCGGCTCTTAGCTTCGATGATTCGATTTTCGATCTGATCGGCCATGCCTAGGCCGTGGCGACCACCAATTTCATTAGCGGCCTTCATGAGTTCAACAACGTCACTGAAATCTTTTCCGTTAATCGCAACCGGGCGGCCTTGCACAAATTGGATCTTTACATCTTCAGATGCGATCGCAACTGAGGAATCCCAGAATTTAACGCCCATAATTGGATTTACGATCTCAATTGAGACATCTAAGTTTTCTAGATCTTTAGCCTCGTGCGTTGCACCCAAGATATTGGCATCTGTTGAATAAGCTTTTTCAACGCTGTCACGATATGGAAAATTGTGCGCAACAAGCCATTGGGACATCTCTTTACGGCCACCGAGTTCACGAACAAAGTCAGCATCTAACCAAGGCTTATAAATTCTCAAATTTGGATTAGCTAATAGACCGTAACGATAGAAGCGCTCAATATCGTTACCCTTATAAGTCGAACCATCTCCCCAGATTTCAACTGCATCTTGCAACATCGCACGAACCAACAAGGTGCCGGTTACTGCGCGGCCAAGAGGTGTTGTATTGAAATATTGCTTTCCGCCAGAGCGGATATGGAATGCACCGCAAGCGATTGCTGCAAGGCCTTCTTCAACTAGAGAAGTTTTGCAATCAACGAGTCGAGATATTTCGGCGCCATATTCTTTTGCGCGAACTGGTACTGAGTCGATATCTGTCTCGTCATACTGGCCAAGATCTGCCGTGTAAGTGCAGGGAATCGCACCCTTGTCGCGCATCCAAGCAACGGCCACCGAAGTATCGAGGCCACCGGAGAACGCGATGCCGACTTTTTCGCCGACAGGAAGAGATGCAAGCACTTTAGACATACGTGTAAGTCTATCGGTTGAGCAGGGCTGCTAGCGCAGGCTTAACTTTCCAGAGCGAGAGCATCTCCTGATAGCGCTTCTCCTCAGATGAATCGGCAACTGCGCCCGTCTTTACTGCGCGAATCATCAAATTTCGCGGGGTGTGCTCTCCCCCAATAAATTCAATTGCTTCCACGCGATAGCCAGATAGCTTCATTATTTGTATCCGTAAACCATCGGTTATTAGATCGCCCAATCTCTCCTTCATTATTCCGTTCTTGGTAATCATTGACCAAGGTTCAGGTATCTCAACCATCTGGGCTTGAATATCGTGGTGACAGCATGGGGCAAGCAATACCAGTTTCGCACCTGTCATCACTGACCAAGCAAGAGCATCGTCAGTTGCCGTATCGCAGGCGTGTAGTGCAATCGCGACATCTGCGCTCTTCAGGGTTGTCTCAGAAATTTCTTCGGCTCTAAACTCAATCGAATCTGAAATACCTAACTTCTTGGCAATTTCATTATTTCTAGCGCGTGCGCTTTCGCGAATATCAATACCAATTACTTTGACTGCAATTCCCTGACTACGTAAGTACTGGTGGGCAGCAAAGGTTAGGTAGGCATGACCACAACCGAGATCGACGATGGTTAATGGGCTTTTCTCATCTGGTTTATTAATATGCCCGGCTTCAATTGCCGAATTAAGTGACGGAACCAAAAGTCTAAGAAACTCTTCCACCTGTAAGTATTTATCGTTCTTGCTGGCTTTAACTTTTCCGCCAGAGTCTGATATCCCAATTTCGATTAGGAAAGGATCCGACGGATCAAGCAGTCGGCTCTTATTTCGATCATGCGAAAGATCGGCGTTAAATTCACCGCTAGCTCGGCTTATCAGCGCCTCACCTTTCTTGGTGATTCGAAGTGAAATTGATTGATCTTTTTCTTCTAGATGGATATTGGCAAAGCCGGCTTCAAGCAGACCTAACTTCAGAAACTCATGTGGTGAGTAATTCTTAGTAGTCATTGCTCGCCCATCGCTCAGGGCTACCTGGTATTTGATTTCACCTTTGATTAGTACAGGCTTTACATGAATTCGTTCGTTAGGGGTCTGCATATTGCGCCGCCTTCCCGAGAGAACAAGTCTGACAAAGTTATCGGATTTACCGAGCTTCTCTACGATTTCATTGAGCGCATCAGCGAGCGACGTAGCCATGTAATTAAAGTACCGTAATTCTGGAAGTTACTTGCTGATGCTAATTCGGAATCCTGATTGTTACTGCTAATCCGCCTAATTGGCTCTTACTGAGTTCAAGTTCACCGCTATGTTCTTGAACTATCGCTGCGATGATGCTCAGACCCAAGCCTGAACCGCCACTTTCGCGTGAGCGCGATGGATCGAATCTATTCATAAATTTGATTTCACTTCCATATGCCGAATCGGGTAGTCCCGGACCTCCATCTTCGATCCTTAACTCTGCGCGTTTTCCGATATTGCGAAGTGAAACAGAGACGGGAGCATCGCTCGGAGTATGGCGGAGAATATTTGAAAGACAATTTTGTATTAAGCGACTTAGATGATCGCGAGAGCCCTGAACCAAGCAATCATCAGGTATTGCAGTAGTAACTGTCCGCGAGGTATTTAACACTTGGAAATCATTGAGATGGGCTTTAACTAGCTCGTCGAAATCAACTTCTGCAAAATTTACAGGCTTGCTCTCTCCGAGTTCGGCAAGAAGTAAGAGATCATGTATCAAACTCTCCATCCGCTCAATTTCAGAACTAACTCTAGAAAATGCGCGCGCCTGGTCTGAAACTTGCGTGAATTGCCCCTTGCTAAGCATCTCGTTGTAGCCCTTAATGACGGTAAGCGGAGTTCTTAACTCGTGCGAAGCATCACCTAAAAATCTCTGCATACGTTGCAGCGCCTGGGCATCTAACCCACGGTTGTGCCGTCTTAAGAAGTAGATCGAGAAAAATATAGCTAGCGCATCGGCCCCAGCGGTGAATATGCCAAGGTTCTTCAAATTTGATATGAAATTTTCGTTTAACTTATCAAGTGATGATGCGATTACTAGATAGTCGCCTCCAGCAATTGACGCTGATTGAAAACGAAATTCTGTAGGTTTTGCGGTCGTGAAAGCGCCAGCCAAACCCTTTCTTACCAAAGCTAAATCGGTAATACCTGGGTAGATTAAATGAGATTCGTTAATGATCGTCTCGTCGCCCTCTTGCGTGACTAGAGAAAGAGTTAAATCCAAACTTTCATCCTCGATAGTCAAGATCGCAGCGGATATTGCCTCCGATGGAAAGGCGTTAACCCTAGTTACAACTTTTTTAAGTGATTGATCGATCTGCGCTAAATCCGCACTCCGGGCAGCAAGGGTTGCATATCCCCCAATAAGTGTTGAAAGAACTGTTGTTACGATTATTGAGATTACTGCGAACTTGCTACCCGACTTCTTCATGCTTATTTCTGCTCAGATTTTGGCTGCGGTTTGGGTTCCTGTATTACAAAGCCAACGCCTCTCACAGTCTTGATCCCCTCAAATCCATCGCGATGCAATTTCTTACGAAGGTAAGAGATATATGTATCTGCAACGGTGCTCTCAGATTCAAAGGTAATTCCCCATACTTCATCAAGAAGCAAACTCTTACTTAAAACTCGATTCTTATTTTCAACCAAAACTTGCAAAAGTCGGAATTCAGTTGGGGAGAGATCGACTAACTCACCAGCAAAGGAGACGGTATGGCTTGCTTCATCTACCTTTATCGGACCGCACGTAAGATCTGTGCCGCTTGATGTTGAGATCTGTGAGCGACGCAAAATTGCCTTAACTCGCAAAAGAAGTTCTTCCAAGCCAAATGGCTTAGTTACATAATC is a window of Candidatus Planktophila lacus DNA encoding:
- the ribD gene encoding bifunctional diaminohydroxyphosphoribosylaminopyrimidine deaminase/5-amino-6-(5-phosphoribosylamino)uracil reductase RibD translates to MNQVLSAEAAMARAIECAHLGLGKTFPNPIVGAVITSATGEFISEGFHQGADHAEVVAINAAKSIPAGAIIYVTLEPCNHQGKTPPCTQAIIDAGIKKVVYAVGDPNLIAAGGGEYLLASGIEVEDGLLESEAAFDNRAWLTKIVKERPRITWKIASTMDGKVATADGTSKWITSELARADVAVLRSQSDAIVTSTATVKADNPLLTSKGAGKNPVRIVMGSSEIASISQILNADSETIAIKSRDLQELITLATARGFNQLLIESGPTFGTALLKAGLIDEVILYQAPTFFGSGTPSISDLGVATISERLDFEIADVEVIGADLKITLIKSANQEEGGR
- a CDS encoding FKBP-type peptidyl-prolyl cis-trans isomerase, producing the protein MKKVLALFAICTLLLTGCGEKEVSASSDNLPTVTTNQGEAPTIGAPAGNPPTTLVTKDIIVGTGAEALPTSTMTVHYTLMTWSNGQLIESSWNGGSPATFPLANVIVGWQQGIPGMKVGGRRLLVIPPDLGYGAQGGGPIGPNETLIFVVDAIGVA
- the argG gene encoding argininosuccinate synthase; this encodes MSKVLASLPVGEKVGIAFSGGLDTSVAVAWMRDKGAIPCTYTADLGQYDETDIDSVPVRAKEYGAEISRLVDCKTSLVEEGLAAIACGAFHIRSGGKQYFNTTPLGRAVTGTLLVRAMLQDAVEIWGDGSTYKGNDIERFYRYGLLANPNLRIYKPWLDADFVRELGGRKEMSQWLVAHNFPYRDSVEKAYSTDANILGATHEAKDLENLDVSIEIVNPIMGVKFWDSSVAIASEDVKIQFVQGRPVAINGKDFSDVVELMKAANEIGGRHGLGMADQIENRIIEAKSRGIYEAPGMALLFIAYERLLSAIHNEDTIANYHAEGRRLGRLLYEGRWLDPQSLMLRESLQRWVASAVTGEVTIRLRRGDDFSIINTTGPALSYHPEKLSMERTENAAFGPVDRIGQLTMRNLDIADTRAKLEMYRDQGQLGSGEFKLIQEIGEGEKK
- a CDS encoding class I SAM-dependent methyltransferase; this encodes MATSLADALNEIVEKLGKSDNFVRLVLSGRRRNMQTPNERIHVKPVLIKGEIKYQVALSDGRAMTTKNYSPHEFLKLGLLEAGFANIHLEEKDQSISLRITKKGEALISRASGEFNADLSHDRNKSRLLDPSDPFLIEIGISDSGGKVKASKNDKYLQVEEFLRLLVPSLNSAIEAGHINKPDEKSPLTIVDLGCGHAYLTFAAHQYLRSQGIAVKVIGIDIRESARARNNEIAKKLGISDSIEFRAEEISETTLKSADVAIALHACDTATDDALAWSVMTGAKLVLLAPCCHHDIQAQMVEIPEPWSMITKNGIMKERLGDLITDGLRIQIMKLSGYRVEAIEFIGGEHTPRNLMIRAVKTGAVADSSEEKRYQEMLSLWKVKPALAALLNR
- a CDS encoding sensor histidine kinase, whose protein sequence is MKKSGSKFAVISIIVTTVLSTLIGGYATLAARSADLAQIDQSLKKVVTRVNAFPSEAISAAILTIEDESLDLTLSLVTQEGDETIINESHLIYPGITDLALVRKGLAGAFTTAKPTEFRFQSASIAGGDYLVIASSLDKLNENFISNLKNLGIFTAGADALAIFFSIYFLRRHNRGLDAQALQRMQRFLGDASHELRTPLTVIKGYNEMLSKGQFTQVSDQARAFSRVSSEIERMESLIHDLLLLAELGESKPVNFAEVDFDELVKAHLNDFQVLNTSRTVTTAIPDDCLVQGSRDHLSRLIQNCLSNILRHTPSDAPVSVSLRNIGKRAELRIEDGGPGLPDSAYGSEIKFMNRFDPSRSRESGGSGLGLSIIAAIVQEHSGELELSKSQLGGLAVTIRIPN
- a CDS encoding response regulator transcription factor encodes the protein MAEMILIVDDEAGVRELLGDALRIAGFETATASDGMSALTAIRNKKPDLLIIDINMPLMDGFELVERLRSTGDNTPALMLSARADRADVTRGLTLGADDYVTKPFGLEELLLRVKAILRRSQISTSSGTDLTCGPIKVDEASHTVSFAGELVDLSPTEFRLLQVLVENKNRVLSKSLLLDEVWGITFESESTVADTYISYLRKKLHRDGFEGIKTVRGVGFVIQEPKPQPKSEQK